The genome window TCAGAGGAAAATAACAACCAGAGAGCCCAAAGAGGTTCCAACTCAGTAGACTAGTGGAAGACCAGCCTGTTTTATTTGTGGGGTCAGCACGACTTGTAGATGATCTGAAAACATCGCTCAGACACTGAATCGCCGATCTCTGACAGACAGGAGTAGCTTTAGTCACATGAGCAGCAGAATTTAAAGACGTTTTTCTGACTGAGCaaagtccttttttttccccagtgatTAACTGAGGCTGATACCAGTTGAGTTGCTTCCCCGTAAAAGTTACTCACAATGCCAGCAGCGCGCTTTAGGGATGGCAGTCGCAGTCTCTCCATCCAGCAAATGAATCCAGACCAGAATATTTCAACATCTTTTGGATGAATTGGCTCAAATATCTGGACAGGCGTTGAtggttcccagaggatgaatcacAGTGACTTAGTAATAGGTTCACATTTGTGTCTCAGCaacttggaaaaaaacaaagacatttccaGATGACCCCAAACTTCGAATTGAACAATAGTATATAATCTAGCACAAGCGTCAGTTCAGCATTTCCTGATCACAACTACTGGCAATCCCATCAGCCTCAGTTGTCTATTGTATGTAGTGCTAATTATTGTTAGCATGCTAAGATGCGTAAATAAATTGGTGAACATTAATTCTGCTAGCTCAGCATGTTAGTAATTGGTTGATCAGGTGATCAGGAATAAATATCAAAGTAGATCAAGACATTTCTTTACACCATTATCTCGTACGCTGTCCCAGAGAAAccgtgtttttgtgttttgtaaaacatgAACTGTGTGTTGATTGAGGTGAAGCAGAATTAGCATGTTGTTTTGGGCCTGAGGGATGTTATTGGAGCATGTCTACTTGTTCTGTCATGCATGATCTAACACCATATAACAGCAAATACTAAAGGGGCCTAGTAAAGGCATTACCTGCAGCCATAATGAGCACCTGGGCCTCAGCTAAAATACACATCATAAACTGGAGTCAAACACACTTGATTTATGATTTTGGTTACGAATTGTGAAGCAAAGGCCGTTTTTCAATGTATTAATTAAAGTCAAATGTATGTAATAGCCGTGCTGTGAGCGTGCAGAGAGGTTTGATGGAGAGATGTTGACTAAAAAGGAAACATTGAGAAAGTTgttagctttttattttgtcctcgTTTACACTGTTTATTagcattgattttatttgtaagcACTCGTTTTCTCGTTCTTATTCCACAGTTTGTTACTGATGTCCTTTTTCTCccacacaccttttttttttttttgtctttatcgTTGATTTGTACAGATACAATGAGGTTTCataggaaaatgtgttttgcttttgcttcggaccacagccacacagacagagaaatccACATCCGATAAAAAgtccacacgcacacactcatactaatttgacataaataaaaagtgatttttttctgtcttttttattaCATTGTGAACAGTCCTTTGTGCAACAACATGGTGGTAATATATCCACTGCCTTCCTTCCTTCTTGGTTGATGAATTCCCCGCTACAGGAGCGTCAGTCAGCCTCCACGTTATCCTGCTGTCTAGTAAAGCAACCCTTTGCTTTTCTTCAGATCAGTCTGCTTCCAGCTCGGGAGCGAAGCGTATTCGTCTCTCTTCATTTCCAAAACAGTCTGAAACATAATTACAGAGATTTATTTATGGTGGAAACCATGTAGAGAtttataaatagataaatgcgAATGGAAAAGTTTAAACTGAACATCAAATGAGGATTTATCATATAAATGTAACATGAGCATCAAAATCTGGTAAACACTGCGGCCTGCTGGTGGAAGGACGTCACTGCGTgttgctgcagctcctccatcaGTCTATACCTGGAAGTCCTGGTCAGACAGGTAGACCTCCAGCTGCTGTGGGTCCACTCCTTCAGGTAAAgggctctgcagcagctcctccagaggGTACTGGGTGTTCATGAGCTGGGCCAGGGCGTCCTGCACCAAGGTCAGCTTAACCTGCCCTGTGTCACCCTGACGCACAACAACATGCATCAAACAAATGTAAGGGAAAAGATAGTTATATTGCTTTGACTGCCAACGACAATGTGAGATATTAGATGTGTATTGTATATTTGAGGAGCAAACTTGACTCATGAATAAGACATGTACTTCCATATCTTGAGAATttactctctccctctgtcactcatcgttgacaaaataaaacaattcagTAGAATTCAGTGTTCATATTCTAATCTAACTGACCCACAATGTCAAAGAAAATAGGCTGCTGTCAATAGGAAACCTGGTATTTCACCCTCTTCTGTTATATCTTGACTCAAGAGAAAAAGATAAAGCCTAAAATATTTCTCTATTTTAGATTCAAAGGTCAATTTTAAAGTTTTGGAGTCTAAAAAATTGATGTGTTGCTTAGAGCAGACTCCTGAACCCAACTGACAGTAATTACACTTAcaagaaatattattattaatattatttgaaaataaaagtccatataattaattaataggCAAGCCTTAATTTAGACTAAATTCTTTGAGGGTTAAATTCTTCCTTGCTGGATTAATTTTAGAAACTTATGAGCCAATAAAGTAGAACAGAAGGaaacactgcaggttttattGGATGCATTTCTGTAGTTGTCAGCAGTGAAGGACCTTTCTCATCTTTGCAGTGGgtaaatatttgataaaaatactgttaaaatactttgcagcagcagcagcagccaacagGGACATACCATTTTTGTTAAGCTCTCTATTCTTGataactcttcttttttttttttttttgccctgtacagacacccacccacacacacatctaacaCACGCCACAGGACTACACAACTCCCACCATGTTTCTGGATGATAACTGATTATATGACTGCATGGCATTAGTACCTGTGTGTGGGGTCCGAGGCTTTTATCCCAGTGTGGGAAGACATTAGTGAATGTTAGAGGTTCAGACCCTTCAAAAATGAGGTAGGCCTGCGGGGGTCTTCTTGGGTTCAGTTCTAGGaaacaggaacatttttttttttatacacatcAAATACAAGCTTAATTTCCAAACATTGGCTTTCAAACATTTTCCTCTTACCTTTGCAGTACTGCAGCGCTGTCTGCAAGGCGCACCTCCGCTCATTATGCCAGCGGCTCCAGGCTGAATCCGCGCTCTCTGTCTGCTCAGGCTGACCCCTCTGCCACAGGTAAACCTCCAGACGGTTGTCGAGCAGGAACAAGGCTAAAGGGTAAGGGATATGTTGAGCCACTTcttaaaatctctttttttgttgttattttgtgttacaTTTCTCAGTGAATCCCACCTGGCTGCTGTACAGAGTACAGGCTCTCCTGTACGAAGGGCATTGCCATCACAATCCCCGGCACCCGACATGGGCTCTGCAGCTCTTTCGCCTGGAAGCTCCCAGAGCAGGCACTCAGATGGAAGAGACGAGGCGTGAAGTTATACTTACCTGGAtctgacacaaaacagacaTGTAGCTTTTTCTGGTTTGAGTGTTTACAGAGTTAATGAAACTCTCCTGGGAGGAGCGAAGCAAAGAAAGCGTCGTTTCATACCTTGCAGCATGCAGTCATAGGCCTTCCTGTCCATCTCTCCCAGCGCTGTCCAAAAGTCAGCAGGCTCTGAGCCTTCCTCTACCGCCTGCACCTTCACAGGGCTGTTTTTGTTGAGGCACAACTCTGGCGGACATCTaatacatgcacagacacaaatgttAAGAACAACCAATGGACTCTACAGACTAATAAAAGCTCATCGATTTTATGTAACTCACATTTGAGTGAGACGCTCCACTGCCCTCTTGCTGACCTCTCTGATGCTGCTGTGAGCTTTACAACCTGTCCAGAGGTACAACACCCCCTGGTGGCTGTTCAGCAGGACAACAGAGCCCCTGGAGCGTAGACTTGCACAGGAGCAATCCACCTCCAACAGAGATCCCTCCTCTTTAAGCTCCCCTCGCACACAGAACAGACGCCACTCTACTAccagaaaaacatttagaacCACGTTTAAcaagcatttgtttttctaacatGATTAAGAAAAAAGCTTTAAAGCTCACCAGCTTTAGAGGACGCCTCCTCTCGCTTGCCCTTGTGAATGACAAGGCCTCCCtggaaaagctgcaggaaacagGGAGGTTCTTTTCCCTGAGATACAACCACCTtcaacaaagacaaaattagAGTCAGTAAAACAACGGCCCATTCAGAGAAGCACTGGAAATATCATTAAATAGTTTAAGGTTTTATAGTTCAGTGCAGGAAAAGAACTACAGTAAAATCCTTTATCTTTAGTATAAATAAATGCTCTGTATTCagtatcttattttattttgtagtaaaaaCTATAGTcaagtcattttaatgtttcaatctgcaagaaatattttatataaatcgTTAAATCATTAAATCTACAGTACTGGATGTTCCTCTTACAGAGCCTGAGAGTAGCCATAAATCCATTTTATGGCTGTAACTCACAGTAGGTTGCAGCTGTGCAGCTTGCAGAAGTTTATACTTTTACCTGTGAATCTTCATGGTTGTTTATCCCTATggacagaaaagcagcagtgtcACGTCCACTGACAGTGGAGTGACGACCCCGCCACAAGAAGAAggcagtgttttctgtttgtccagGGCCCCTGCTACACTCATCTGAACTGTCCGTGTTATCTACAGGAGAGAATGGAGagacatttacaaaatgttgaCAATGTTATAAAATCAGGAGCGTGAAGCTGAGGTCTCATTTCATGAATAATCACTAACCCACACTGTTGATGCTGTATGTCCAGCGGATCACGTAGGAGTCTCCCTCATGAAGCTGTCCAGTGCTCTCCACAGGAATTTCACTGTCATCAAACTCCTGGACGTGCCAGGTGTCCACAGAGACGGTTTTCAGCTCCCTCTGATTTTCCTCCTCCAGCGTGATGACTCCGTACCCCCTCTGGACATCGACTCCACCCAGGATCAAACTGTCCTCTTCCAGCAACTGGCCCGACAGTAGAGCTTTGGCGTCACATGAACTCATGAGGTCCGACAATGGCAACACAGGCTGGACTGACTGAACCGGGATGGACTGAGGTGAGAGGGAGCGCAGGAAGAAACATGTTGGGTGTTCAAGTTATTAACTTCTTTTCCCAGAATGCTTAATCACACTCTATAATTAGCAGGTAGAATCAGAAATGGTAGAACCTAAACAAAGTTGACTTTTCTGGTAGTGAAGACTTTTCCTTAATGAAAACAATAGTGTAAAATTGCTGCGCTGGAAAAACCTGATGTTTGCGTCGTGGAAATGTGGAATACAATACAAAACCACTGTGCATCGAAGCTTGTAAGAATCAATATATATTGTCATTTTCAAAACCCACAATAATCCACACATCATCGACAAACCTGTGTCTCGTGTTTCACCAAGGGAGCTTCCTCACTTCCTCCACTGCTGCACTTCCAGTCCAAAAACTTCTCCTTGAACAGGGTCGTCTCATTGTGCTCTGAGACGACACCAAACAACGCCCAGCTGGGACGACCCTCCCCTCTCCTGAACATAGAAAGAGAGGTAAGAGAACAAATGTCCTCAAACCAATACAGcacatatgtttttttaagctgctTGTTatcactgtaactgtaacagCATCACAAACCGAGTTTAGACTGAAGCTAAgcctaaatctaaataatggTCTTAAATAAAACTCAGTGGGTGATGAGCAGAGGAACACTATTATTCTACCTGATGTGAATGTCTCATATGTAGTTGTTCAGTGTCTGAGCATTTTACATAAGAGGGATGGGGGGCCCCCCATTATCTGGCTGTGCCCAGGGACCCAGCTGCTCATAGTCCATCCATGGTTGTGGGGTTATTAAGATGGATGCAGCTATGAGAGACGATGACGGAGCGGGGCGAGTACATGTATGTATACTAAACATTGATAGAATCACTGTGCAGGTAGTTTCCAAAAAGTATTTCATCATTATAACCTGCTTCTgtgtactgtttgttttgtttataatgTCTGTACTTACACATTTAGGGGTTTGAGGTCAAAAGTATGTGTTTCAAAAATCACAGTATCTCCAATCCCAATCAGTACAACGATCAGATTTAGAGAGTTTTCCCACTAGAGAGGAGACTTATAGCAGTAGGTCTATGAATGTTTCCAACTAATACAGTATACTTGACTTTAAGTCTAATTTTCAAGTTGCACACTGTACTGCAGGACTGCTGTGCCACTTGTCTGGATGTGTAAACGACTTTATTTCGCCAGCTGCAGCACCAGTGTGCGGTGTGGACTTAACAGCATGCTGGGATTTTATAGCATGTCTTGTGGACACAATACAGTATGCTGGGGTTTCTCCATGTGCAGCTTGGAATTACAAGCTGTTTGCTTAGGTTTTACACTGCATCGTAAAAACCTATGGCAGACCGTGTGTTTGCACAATTTACTTGATACTATATGCGGGATCTGTCCTTGTGTAATTTGGATTTACACCCACCGCTTTGGTTTTACTGTGTACACACACCAATGCTCAATACATGTGGTGAGTTCGTACAGCTCGGTCGTCTCTGAGATCTGCTTTTACTTGTACTTTTCATTGTGAAGTACAGACTAAAAGCTTTACTCATTCCATTGCCTGCAGCGTGAACTTACAGTTGTACACTCGGGTTGCTCTGTGTGGGATCCAGTGGGTTGACTCGACAGTTGCTGTAGTCATAAGCTCCGACCCACACCTGGTGAGTCAGCTGGAGAGCAACATTTCTCCTGCTGAAGGAAACGTCCTGTCCGTGCCACAGGTACACCTCACTGCCGAAATCAAAGACCAGAGCCTGGACATAAAGGAAATGTATGAGCTCGCTAATATAATCATACAAAGTAGCACCAAGtcaacaacacagcaacaggaGAGTGCAATGGAGACATCACACCTCAGCGGAGCCCAGCAGGGAGATGGTGGGGATGGAGGCCCAGGCTTGTTCATGGGGCACCAGTCTGTTCTCCACCAGCCTGTACACACAGTTGGACTCTACCACACCACGCTCATAGACATCATCCTCCTCTGGTGCACCGGCTCCTGTGGGGAGAGTGTAACAGGACACCCGCAATTTAGTGTACGCTGATCCAACAGATATTTAATTTCAAACGGCTACTCTGTGGGAACTTCTCTTCTGATGTGTCTCGCTATAGGGTTcacacaacatactgtaggtcGCAACCAGTGGAAACGTCAGCTAAATTTTTCAAttaatgaaacactgaagatgAGACACTCTGGTTGTTGCATGTACGTGCATGTTCACAGTCCCCTggtgtgtttaataaaacacttgACGTCTAACCTCTGTACTGTGTTCTCCCTCCTAGAAGAGTCCAGAAGTCTGCAGCCAGGTTACTGTCAGATTTCAGCCCCTCCTCCAGTTGGACGACTTGGGAGGCCTGACAGCCGAGATCCCTCTGGCTCTGGATGGACGATGCCAGCTCTGCGGCCtgaaaaaaaccaaacaatagtttctaatttaaaagcaaaacaggaATGTGGCTATGGGCAGAATGTTTGAAACTGTGTTGCATAAATGTATTATGAGAATAGGTTGTAGAagccattttattttgatgttccTGTGGCAGGAACAGATTCTGttctaataattataatatcaTTAATGCTGAAACGCTAACTCTACACAGCATTGACAATAAATCACTCCAGCATTTTATGTATATGGCGAGATTTGATAGTGGTGGCACACAGACAGTTCAAGCAATGATAAAAACACCTCTTATATCCTGGTACCCTGCAAACAACATGTGAaggatattaaaaaactgaactgtACACCACGTTTCTGTTGTCGTTGGTACCTTGGTTTTCTCTTGTTCATTAGCAAACTCTCCGCTCCACAGAACGCAGTGTTCTGGAGTGACCAGCAGGAAGCAGTCTCCACTGTTCAGCGACCTCACTGAGGGCTCCACCAGACGCACCTGGACATGCCGCCTACCTGTTATCACAGGCTGGATTTAGTATTAACACCTGAAGATCATCAggcacacatacataaaaaaaccaAGTGTTTGCTGACCTTTGATGTGAATGAGCATCAGGCTGCTGAAGGGAGGATAAGCTGTAGTTGGAGCATCTAAGGAAGATATGAAGTCTTTTGATCTGGCAGGATGTGAAGGTGCCACAGAGGAGTTCTTAGACTCTGTGGAGAGAACAAACACAAGATGAGAGaactgagaaacaaaaagaaagtaaaaaaagaaataaatccatCTGCTCACTGTTCTCTGCTTGGATCCTCTCCTCAGCAGCTGTGTTGACTCCCTCTCCCATGTAGTCCTGCCTGATGTCCTCTCTGGCTGCAAGAGCCCTCAGAGGGTTTCTGGAGCCCTGAGTCCGACGAGATGGACGGACTGACCTCCTGTGCTCTGCTACTGCTGACGTCAGtctgtaccacacacacacaccaaacctCCATGAGGATGCACTACACTGATTATGCATTAGCCATAtatcttgttgttttgtgcaaGTCAAATATCATGTACACACAACAGGAATTACAGTGGAGGATGAAATGAAATTTTGGAAATGATGGTAAGAAGGTAAGACAAGATGATAAATTACAAATTGTTTCATTCATGAAATGATagattttgttcttgtttgaaTACAATCAAATGGTAATTGTATTTCATCTTTTAGAATTATTCTCACACACTGGAGATTTGTATaatcaaaaaaaataaacacgaGAAACTACAATGAAAAGACCTTCAGTACAAAATCTGTTATATTTTTAGACACCAGAGCAGTGTGTAAACTACATCTGTTAAATGCttgatgaaatgtaaaaaagatgCTAGCACCTTCAACATCCCTGAATCCttcatatatttataatacAGCAAATGTATTAGTATAAATACTATTATAATTTGTGGTAAAAACCAGGCTCACATCGGTGTGTTGTTCTGgcagaggacatccaggtccTGCTCACTCTCTGTGGCTGC of Anabas testudineus chromosome 8, fAnaTes1.2, whole genome shotgun sequence contains these proteins:
- the svilc gene encoding supervillin isoform X6 is translated as MENPVLEPRSERIARYKAERRRELAERYGSVEELPSKWVRRDGKEAHEPAIQAHRETLNSDGLSERVNGRTRGVTNGLEAESKHLRQGSKDSASTLSGQGHLIPHGDGPQLHTRVLVGQLRSALLQQTGSGVQPEKVCPDAGRAASSLDLAVKPGSEGVRRRTRRYLPTGSGGSRKTSERFRTQPITANEMEESSGMLDAAEEENGKADVKTDERAKMSVAAKMSLFKELEKSAAPEASTYLKPRSSSVCHERRVRRGNDHRFLTQPITCEEMVSVSASKAEPPAESQSVQAESAEGGDESCKLSMSEKLALFNKLSLPGRQEESKADGPPERRRQKGSRYRTQPITVEEVNLLQKGPVLLPAFRLSSDLSDRQQALSVNLKPSEVRLTQSRPETETRSGEHSPDQQDLQHHDSEPGLRGILKKSRSGGSEWSRTEDSQMDAPFSQEQNGGGCGDAAIQGRQEETESQVSTAPCRERPSSVDGVSLTAAPWRQRTRNRKGTSGSTSARPPLDVRSCQAKPQEQSASSVDHSSDTCGNVEQQDEQDCKTTAMGHVQVTLGDGSTTLHDTTNTSSSKEETENLHVDSVSPQCWTNLSFEAQEVSSPTSNLIQPQWRQKGKEVEDEQFHVDKEEETNAPQETNEQGAGRMAKRGFVSPESDINGISHNKRHSAEAPTGTYTESSMEPVIDFEAAPQSSPQEVKEETSVDDSVTSDGGFYSDQSPPSACSHPPSGDIAATESEQDLDVLCQNNTPILTSAVAEHRRSVRPSRRTQGSRNPLRALAAREDIRQDYMGEGVNTAAEERIQAENKSKNSSVAPSHPARSKDFISSLDAPTTAYPPFSSLMLIHIKGRRHVQVRLVEPSVRSLNSGDCFLLVTPEHCVLWSGEFANEQEKTKAAELASSIQSQRDLGCQASQVVQLEEGLKSDSNLAADFWTLLGGRTQYRGAGAPEEDDVYERGVVESNCVYRLVENRLVPHEQAWASIPTISLLGSAEALVFDFGSEVYLWHGQDVSFSRRNVALQLTHQVWVGAYDYSNCRVNPLDPTQSNPSVQLRGEGRPSWALFGVVSEHNETTLFKEKFLDWKCSSGGSEEAPLVKHETQSIPVQSVQPVLPLSDLMSSCDAKALLSGQLLEEDSLILGGVDVQRGYGVITLEEENQRELKTVSVDTWHVQEFDDSEIPVESTGQLHEGDSYVIRWTYSINSVDNTDSSDECSRGPGQTENTAFFLWRGRHSTVSGRDTAAFLSIGINNHEDSQVVVSQGKEPPCFLQLFQGGLVIHKGKREEASSKAVEWRLFCVRGELKEEGSLLEVDCSCASLRSRGSVVLLNSHQGVLYLWTGCKAHSSIREVSKRAVERLTQICPPELCLNKNSPVKVQAVEEGSEPADFWTALGEMDRKAYDCMLQDPGKYNFTPRLFHLSACSGSFQAKELQSPCRVPGIVMAMPFVQESLYSVQQPALFLLDNRLEVYLWQRGQPEQTESADSAWSRWHNERRCALQTALQYCKELNPRRPPQAYLIFEGSEPLTFTNVFPHWDKSLGPHTQGDTGQVKLTLVQDALAQLMNTQYPLEELLQSPLPEGVDPQQLEVYLSDQDFQTVLEMKRDEYASLPSWKQTDLKKSKGLLY
- the svilc gene encoding supervillin isoform X4 codes for the protein MENPVLEPRSERIARYKAERRRELAERYGSVEELPSKWVRRDGKEAHEPAIQAHRETLNSDGLSERVNGRTRGVTNGLEAESKHLRQGSKDSASTLSGQGHLIPHGDGPQLHTRVLVGQLRSALLQQTGSGVQPEKVCPDAGRAASSLDLAVKPGSEGVRRRTRRYLPTGSGGSRKTSERFRTQPITANEMEESSGMLDAAEEENGKADVKTDERAKMSVAAKMSLFKELEKSAAPEASTYLKPRSSSVCHERRVRRGNDHRFLTQPITCEEMVSVSASKAEPPAESQSVQAESAEGGDESCKLSMSEKLALFNKLSLPGRQEESKADGPPERRRQKGSRYRTQPITVEEVNLLQKGPVLLPAFRLSSDLSDRQQALSVNLKPSEVRLTQSRPETETRSGEHSPDQQDLQHHDSEPGLRGILKKSRSGGSEWSRTEDSQMDAPFSQEQNGGGCGDAAIQGRQEETESQVSTAPCRERPSSVDGVSLTAAPWRQRTRNRKGTSGSTSARPPLDVRSCQAKPQEQSASSVDHSSDTCGNVEQQDEQDCKTTAMGHVQVTLGDGSTTLHDTTNTSSSKEETENLHVDSVSPQCWEPVFASVYSSSTPQYIMCFNQTNLSFEAQEVSSPTSNLIQPQWRQKGKEVEDEQFHVDKEEETNAPQETNEQGAGRMAKRGFVSPESDINGISHNKRHSAEAPTESSMEPVIDFEAAPQSSPQEVKEETSVDDSVTSDGGFYSDQSPPSACSHPPSGDIAATESEQDLDVLCQNNTPILTSAVAEHRRSVRPSRRTQGSRNPLRALAAREDIRQDYMGEGVNTAAEERIQAENKSKNSSVAPSHPARSKDFISSLDAPTTAYPPFSSLMLIHIKGRRHVQVRLVEPSVRSLNSGDCFLLVTPEHCVLWSGEFANEQEKTKAAELASSIQSQRDLGCQASQVVQLEEGLKSDSNLAADFWTLLGGRTQYRGAGAPEEDDVYERGVVESNCVYRLVENRLVPHEQAWASIPTISLLGSAEALVFDFGSEVYLWHGQDVSFSRRNVALQLTHQVWVGAYDYSNCRVNPLDPTQSNPSVQLRGEGRPSWALFGVVSEHNETTLFKEKFLDWKCSSGGSEEAPLVKHETQSIPVQSVQPVLPLSDLMSSCDAKALLSGQLLEEDSLILGGVDVQRGYGVITLEEENQRELKTVSVDTWHVQEFDDSEIPVESTGQLHEGDSYVIRWTYSINSVDNTDSSDECSRGPGQTENTAFFLWRGRHSTVSGRDTAAFLSIGINNHEDSQVVVSQGKEPPCFLQLFQGGLVIHKGKREEASSKAVEWRLFCVRGELKEEGSLLEVDCSCASLRSRGSVVLLNSHQGVLYLWTGCKAHSSIREVSKRAVERLTQICPPELCLNKNSPVKVQAVEEGSEPADFWTALGEMDRKAYDCMLQDPGKYNFTPRLFHLSACSGSFQAKELQSPCRVPGIVMAMPFVQESLYSVQQPALFLLDNRLEVYLWQRGQPEQTESADSAWSRWHNERRCALQTALQYCKELNPRRPPQAYLIFEGSEPLTFTNVFPHWDKSLGPHTQGDTGQVKLTLVQDALAQLMNTQYPLEELLQSPLPEGVDPQQLEVYLSDQDFQTVLEMKRDEYASLPSWKQTDLKKSKGLLY
- the svilc gene encoding supervillin isoform X2; amino-acid sequence: MENPVLEPRSERIARYKAERRRELAERYGSVEELPSKWVRRDGKEAHEPAIQAHRETLNSDGLSERVNGRTRGVTNGLEAESKHLRQGSKDSASTLSGQGHLIPHGDGPQLHTRVLVGQLRSALLQQTGSGVQPEKVCPDAGRAASSLDLAVKPGSEGVRRRTRRYLPTGSGGSRKTSERFRTQPITANEMEESSGMLDAAEEENGKADVKTDERAKMSVAAKMSLFKELEKSAAPEASTYLKPRSSSVCHERRVRRGNDHRFLTQPITCEEMVSVSASKAEPPAESQSVQAESAEGGDESCKLSMSEKLALFNKLSLPGRQEESKADGPPERRRQKGSRYRTQPITVEEVNLLQKGPVLLPAFRLSSDLSDRQQALSVNLKPSEVRLTQSRPETETRSGEHSPDQQDLQHHDSEPGLRGILKKSRSGGSEWSRTEDSQMDAPFSQEQNGGGCGDAAIQGRQEETESQVSTAPCRERPSSVDGVSLTAAPWRQRTRNRKGTSGSTSARPPLDVRSCQAKPQEQSASSVDHSSDTCGNVEQQDEQDCKTTAMGHVQVTLGDGSTTLHDTTNTSSSKEETENLHVDSVSPQCWEPVFASVYSSSTPQYIMCFNQTNLSFEAQEVSSPTSNLIQPQWRQKGKEVEDEQFHVDKEEETNAPQETNEQGAGRMAKRGFVSPESDINGISHNKRHSAEAPTGTYTESSMEPVIDFEAPQSSPQEVKEETSVDDSVTSDGGFYSDQSPPSACSHPPSGDIAATESEQDLDVLCQNNTPILTSAVAEHRRSVRPSRRTQGSRNPLRALAAREDIRQDYMGEGVNTAAEERIQAENKSKNSSVAPSHPARSKDFISSLDAPTTAYPPFSSLMLIHIKGRRHVQVRLVEPSVRSLNSGDCFLLVTPEHCVLWSGEFANEQEKTKAAELASSIQSQRDLGCQASQVVQLEEGLKSDSNLAADFWTLLGGRTQYRGAGAPEEDDVYERGVVESNCVYRLVENRLVPHEQAWASIPTISLLGSAEALVFDFGSEVYLWHGQDVSFSRRNVALQLTHQVWVGAYDYSNCRVNPLDPTQSNPSVQLRGEGRPSWALFGVVSEHNETTLFKEKFLDWKCSSGGSEEAPLVKHETQSIPVQSVQPVLPLSDLMSSCDAKALLSGQLLEEDSLILGGVDVQRGYGVITLEEENQRELKTVSVDTWHVQEFDDSEIPVESTGQLHEGDSYVIRWTYSINSVDNTDSSDECSRGPGQTENTAFFLWRGRHSTVSGRDTAAFLSIGINNHEDSQVVVSQGKEPPCFLQLFQGGLVIHKGKREEASSKAVEWRLFCVRGELKEEGSLLEVDCSCASLRSRGSVVLLNSHQGVLYLWTGCKAHSSIREVSKRAVERLTQICPPELCLNKNSPVKVQAVEEGSEPADFWTALGEMDRKAYDCMLQDPGKYNFTPRLFHLSACSGSFQAKELQSPCRVPGIVMAMPFVQESLYSVQQPALFLLDNRLEVYLWQRGQPEQTESADSAWSRWHNERRCALQTALQYCKELNPRRPPQAYLIFEGSEPLTFTNVFPHWDKSLGPHTQGDTGQVKLTLVQDALAQLMNTQYPLEELLQSPLPEGVDPQQLEVYLSDQDFQTVLEMKRDEYASLPSWKQTDLKKSKGLLY